A stretch of the Methanobrevibacter oralis genome encodes the following:
- the polC gene encoding DNA polymerase II large subunit, whose amino-acid sequence MDYFDRLESETHKLYDIANKARSKGLDVKIETEVPLAKDLAERVEGLVGPVGVANRIKELEQNITREEVAFEIAAEIASGKFELTGDKADYNEEQRCDQALRTALAILTEGVVAAPLEGISQVKIKENFDSTKYIAVYFAGPIRSAGGTAAALAVLLGDKIKEAINIDDFKPIDEEIERYVEEVELYESEVTNLQYSPTPEEVRFAATHIPVEVTGEQTDKVEVSHRDLERVETNNIRGGALLAMVEGVIQKSKKILKISKKLGLGKWGWLEEYSKPKKDDENSNKSESDIISEPKYIQDIIGGRPILGYPSEKGGFRLRYGRSRNTGLATMGVHPATMALLEFLAVGTQLKIEYPGKGNCVVPVDSIEGPIVKLKNGDVVAIDSVKKANELKHNVVEILFLGDMLVAFGEFLRNNQTLYPSGWCEEWWIQLLTRSEKFKAENNDLDLHRLEYDYIPSIEAFKLSKKYNIPLHPKYTYCYNDVAIDDLNSLVDLIISCKSTYNPNEGMKLDLSYPKRVLEVIGVPHIVRDGKIIIDKDHSYALLATLVNKLPQKENTLAAVNEISSIEIKNKSPAYIGTRVGRPEKSKERLMRPAPHGLFPIGNFGGSRRLVATAAKKNKLEIELARKKCTNPECGINSFNSICPICGSPTELQKPEKKSINLAGMLKKASDNVKVRKVDEVKGVIGMISESKLPEPLEKGILRAKNEVFTFKDGTIRHDSTDLPLTHFIPKEIGVTVEKLLKMGYEHDCYGNPIESEEQIIELKVQDIVISNNCGDYLVRTAQFIDDELTRLYGMDNFYNVKEKSDLIGHLVAGLAPHTSAGVLGRIVGFTKALGCYAHPYFHSAKRRNCDSDEDAVMLLLDALINFSKSYLPNTRGGSMDAPLVLSSRIDPEEIDDESHNLDIFERFPVEFYEKTYSHLKPTEVLEYIDNVEKHLGTPEQYEGLMFSHHTSSIHAGPTICLYKTLPSMREKVEAQINLAEIIRAVDQRGVVEKVLSSHFLPDIMGNSRAFSKQKVRCTKCGAKYRRMPLTGKCKCGGNLILSVSKGSVTKYLEISQELVNRYPVSPYLKQRLEIQEFGINSLFESDKSKQSSLDVFF is encoded by the coding sequence ATGGATTATTTTGATAGATTAGAATCAGAAACACATAAATTATATGATATAGCTAATAAAGCTAGATCTAAGGGATTAGATGTTAAAATAGAAACTGAAGTTCCATTAGCAAAGGATTTAGCTGAAAGAGTTGAGGGATTAGTTGGTCCTGTTGGTGTAGCTAATCGTATTAAAGAATTAGAGCAAAACATTACAAGAGAAGAAGTTGCTTTTGAAATAGCTGCAGAAATTGCATCTGGAAAATTCGAATTAACTGGAGATAAGGCAGATTATAATGAAGAACAAAGATGTGATCAAGCATTAAGAACTGCACTAGCTATTTTAACAGAAGGAGTTGTAGCTGCTCCTTTAGAAGGAATTTCACAAGTGAAAATTAAAGAAAACTTTGATTCAACAAAATATATTGCAGTTTATTTTGCAGGACCTATTAGAAGTGCAGGAGGTACAGCAGCAGCATTAGCTGTTCTTTTAGGAGATAAAATTAAAGAAGCAATTAATATTGATGATTTTAAACCTATTGATGAAGAAATTGAAAGATATGTAGAAGAAGTAGAACTTTACGAATCGGAAGTTACAAACTTACAATACTCCCCAACGCCTGAAGAAGTCAGGTTTGCAGCAACACATATTCCTGTTGAAGTTACAGGAGAACAAACTGACAAAGTAGAGGTATCTCATAGAGATTTAGAACGTGTGGAAACTAATAACATACGTGGTGGAGCTCTTCTAGCTATGGTAGAAGGAGTAATTCAAAAATCTAAAAAAATCTTAAAAATTTCTAAAAAACTTGGATTAGGAAAATGGGGTTGGTTAGAAGAATATTCAAAACCAAAAAAAGATGACGAAAATAGCAACAAAAGCGAATCAGATATTATAAGTGAACCTAAATACATCCAAGATATTATTGGTGGAAGACCAATATTAGGATATCCCTCAGAAAAAGGAGGTTTCCGTCTAAGGTATGGTAGATCTAGAAACACTGGTCTTGCAACAATGGGAGTGCATCCTGCAACAATGGCTTTACTCGAATTTTTAGCTGTAGGAACACAACTTAAAATTGAATATCCAGGTAAAGGTAATTGTGTTGTACCAGTCGATTCTATCGAAGGTCCGATTGTTAAACTTAAAAATGGAGACGTTGTAGCTATTGATAGTGTTAAAAAAGCTAATGAACTTAAACATAATGTTGTAGAAATTTTATTTTTAGGTGATATGCTTGTTGCATTTGGTGAATTTTTAAGAAATAACCAAACATTATACCCCTCTGGATGGTGTGAAGAATGGTGGATACAATTATTAACAAGGAGTGAAAAATTTAAAGCAGAAAATAATGATTTAGATTTACATAGGCTAGAATATGATTATATCCCTTCTATTGAAGCTTTTAAATTATCAAAGAAATATAATATACCTTTACATCCAAAATACACTTATTGTTATAATGATGTTGCAATAGATGATTTAAATTCATTGGTTGATTTAATAATTTCATGTAAATCAACTTATAACCCAAATGAAGGCATGAAATTAGATTTATCATACCCCAAAAGAGTTTTAGAAGTTATTGGTGTTCCTCATATAGTACGTGACGGAAAAATAATAATCGACAAAGACCATTCCTATGCTCTTTTAGCTACATTAGTTAATAAATTACCTCAAAAAGAAAACACATTAGCAGCAGTAAATGAAATAAGTTCAATTGAAATTAAAAATAAATCCCCTGCATATATAGGCACTCGTGTAGGTAGACCTGAAAAATCAAAAGAAAGATTAATGAGACCTGCACCTCATGGTTTGTTTCCAATTGGAAATTTTGGAGGAAGTAGAAGATTAGTAGCTACTGCAGCTAAAAAAAATAAACTTGAAATAGAATTAGCTAGGAAAAAATGTACTAATCCTGAATGTGGAATTAATTCATTTAATTCAATATGCCCAATTTGTGGTTCACCAACAGAACTCCAAAAACCAGAAAAAAAATCCATAAATCTTGCAGGCATGCTTAAAAAAGCTTCTGATAATGTTAAAGTTAGAAAGGTTGATGAAGTAAAGGGAGTAATAGGTATGATTTCTGAATCAAAATTACCTGAACCTCTTGAAAAAGGAATACTTAGGGCTAAGAATGAAGTATTCACTTTTAAAGATGGAACAATCCGTCATGATTCAACTGATTTACCATTAACTCATTTTATACCAAAAGAAATTGGAGTAACAGTAGAAAAGCTTTTAAAAATGGGATATGAACATGATTGTTATGGTAACCCTATAGAAAGTGAAGAACAAATTATTGAGCTTAAAGTACAGGATATTGTAATATCAAATAATTGTGGAGATTATTTAGTTAGAACAGCACAATTTATTGATGATGAACTTACAAGATTATATGGAATGGATAATTTTTATAATGTTAAAGAAAAAAGTGATTTAATCGGACATTTAGTGGCAGGTTTGGCTCCTCACACGTCAGCAGGAGTATTAGGACGTATTGTCGGATTTACAAAAGCACTGGGTTGTTATGCTCATCCTTATTTTCATTCTGCAAAACGTAGAAACTGTGATAGTGATGAAGATGCTGTAATGTTGCTTTTAGATGCTTTAATTAACTTTTCAAAATCATACCTACCAAACACAAGAGGAGGAAGTATGGATGCTCCTTTAGTTTTGTCTTCTAGAATAGATCCTGAAGAAATAGATGATGAATCTCACAATTTAGATATTTTTGAGAGATTTCCTGTTGAATTTTATGAAAAAACTTACAGTCATTTAAAACCAACAGAAGTCTTAGAATATATTGACAATGTTGAAAAACATTTAGGAACACCAGAGCAATATGAGGGATTGATGTTTTCACACCACACATCTAGTATTCATGCAGGTCCAACTATCTGTCTTTATAAAACATTACCTTCAATGAGAGAAAAAGTTGAAGCTCAAATTAATCTTGCTGAAATTATTAGAGCAGTTGATCAAAGAGGAGTTGTTGAAAAAGTATTATCTTCTCATTTCTTACCTGATATCATGGGGAACTCTAGAGCATTTTCTAAACAAAAAGTTAGATGTACAAAATGTGGTGCAAAATATAGGCGTATGCCTCTTACTGGAAAATGTAAATGTGGTGGTAATCTAATTTTATCAGTTTCAAAAGGATCAGTTACTAAATATCTTGAAATTTCACAAGAGCTTGTAAATAGATATCCAGTATCTCCTTACTTAAAACAACGTTTAGAAATTCAAGAATTTGGTATTAATTCGTTGTTTGAAAGTGATAAATCAAAACAAAGTTCTTTAGATGTTTTCTTCTAA
- the nrdD gene encoding anaerobic ribonucleoside-triphosphate reductase, protein MEKSSEIGNSLNKSIKINVEKNNGIKERFSYEKLVKSLVMVETPFFESDKIVATVVSQLYDGISTKEIKKIVYECLEDIDGEIANKYLANTQLKVRTSRDTIETFDLSKIANTLIEETGASQETAFEIATEVWKELKKLNVEYLTAPMIREMVNTKLVEYGLEDLRSRYTRLGIPVYNITSLIENGNRDNANMIHNPESIHKHVADEALKQYALLKMLPANLADAHMSGDIHIHDLEFFAGRPLNCMQHDIRTFIRYGLKVDGTGDHTSVAGAPNHMETLMNHTGEIMLAAQQNMSGGQGMSLWNVFVAPFARGRTYEEIKQSVQMLVYNLNMAYAARGSQVPFTSMALEFGVPKFLQDETAYGPKGKVVGTYGDFEEETRLIQRAFTETLLEGDEEGKPHLFPNTIYTLRKETLNSEYEEDLRLVHELSAKYGSSYFVNMFPEYRGQMANYMGCRTCLQDTWTGDWDQDCLRTGNLAYVTLNFPRIGYQSKDESQVFEYLDEYMDLAVETLMLRREQGLKCLNDFHILPFLKQKVAEDSYYRIQNSTLSFGFVGLNEMLLSLFGEGIENPEANKFGVKCLEYINDRANKLKDETGLRWSVIQTPAESTAYRFATLDKKQFGDQAIIQGDGNANYYTNSSHVPVDTRASLIDKIKIEEQYHSLTPGGHIFHAFMGESYSDPDSLMSLTNKIAKKSDIGFWAYSSALSFCLNCKTLMKGLSNTCPTCGEKEDVEWYDRITGYVQQVGRAKSASGGWNPGKRQELIDRRRFEDN, encoded by the coding sequence ATGGAAAAAAGTTCAGAAATAGGAAATAGTTTGAATAAATCCATTAAAATTAACGTGGAAAAAAATAATGGAATTAAAGAAAGATTCAGCTATGAAAAGCTAGTTAAATCATTAGTAATGGTTGAAACCCCTTTCTTTGAATCAGATAAAATTGTTGCAACTGTTGTATCTCAACTATATGATGGAATAAGTACTAAAGAAATCAAAAAAATTGTATACGAATGTTTAGAAGATATTGATGGTGAAATTGCAAATAAATACTTAGCAAATACCCAATTAAAAGTACGTACTTCAAGAGATACAATTGAAACATTTGATTTATCAAAAATTGCTAATACTTTAATTGAAGAAACAGGAGCAAGCCAAGAAACTGCTTTTGAAATTGCAACAGAAGTATGGAAAGAACTTAAAAAATTAAATGTTGAATACTTAACTGCCCCAATGATTAGGGAAATGGTTAACACAAAATTAGTTGAATATGGATTAGAAGATTTAAGAAGTCGTTATACTCGTTTAGGTATTCCTGTATATAATATTACTTCATTAATTGAAAATGGTAATAGAGATAACGCAAATATGATTCATAACCCCGAAAGTATTCATAAACATGTTGCAGATGAAGCATTGAAGCAATATGCTCTTTTAAAAATGCTTCCTGCAAATTTAGCTGATGCTCATATGTCTGGTGATATACACATACATGATTTAGAATTCTTCGCTGGAAGACCTTTAAATTGTATGCAACATGATATTAGGACTTTTATAAGATATGGTCTTAAAGTGGATGGTACTGGAGACCACACTTCTGTTGCAGGTGCACCAAATCATATGGAAACTTTAATGAACCATACTGGTGAAATAATGCTTGCAGCCCAACAAAATATGTCTGGAGGACAAGGAATGTCCCTTTGGAATGTTTTTGTAGCACCATTTGCAAGAGGCAGAACCTATGAAGAAATCAAACAGTCAGTTCAAATGCTTGTTTATAATTTAAACATGGCTTATGCTGCTAGAGGCTCACAAGTACCATTTACAAGTATGGCTTTGGAATTTGGAGTTCCAAAATTTTTACAAGATGAAACTGCATACGGACCCAAAGGTAAAGTTGTTGGAACTTATGGAGATTTTGAGGAAGAAACTAGATTAATCCAAAGAGCATTCACTGAAACTTTATTAGAAGGTGACGAAGAAGGCAAACCTCATTTATTCCCAAATACAATATACACCTTACGTAAAGAAACATTAAACAGTGAATATGAAGAAGATTTACGTTTAGTTCATGAATTATCTGCTAAATATGGATCATCTTACTTTGTAAACATGTTTCCAGAATACAGAGGACAAATGGCAAATTATATGGGATGTAGAACTTGTCTACAAGATACATGGACTGGTGACTGGGATCAAGATTGTTTAAGAACTGGTAATCTTGCATATGTAACATTGAACTTCCCAAGAATTGGTTACCAATCTAAAGATGAATCCCAAGTATTTGAATACTTAGATGAATACATGGATTTAGCTGTAGAGACTTTAATGCTTAGAAGAGAACAAGGATTAAAATGTTTAAATGATTTCCACATTCTTCCTTTCCTTAAACAAAAAGTAGCTGAAGATAGCTATTATAGAATCCAAAATTCAACTTTATCCTTTGGTTTCGTTGGACTTAATGAGATGTTATTGTCCTTATTCGGAGAAGGAATTGAAAACCCAGAAGCAAATAAATTTGGTGTAAAGTGTCTTGAATATATTAACGATAGAGCAAATAAATTAAAAGATGAAACTGGACTTAGATGGTCTGTTATCCAAACACCTGCTGAATCTACTGCTTATAGATTTGCAACCCTTGATAAAAAACAATTCGGAGATCAAGCTATTATACAAGGAGATGGAAATGCTAATTACTACACCAATTCCTCCCATGTACCAGTAGATACTAGAGCTTCACTTATTGATAAAATCAAAATTGAAGAACAATACCACAGCTTAACCCCTGGTGGACACATATTCCATGCATTTATGGGAGAATCTTACTCAGATCCAGATTCATTAATGAGTTTAACTAATAAAATAGCTAAAAAATCCGATATTGGATTCTGGGCTTA